TGAAAATGTTGCAGATGGAATCGCAGGCGATCACACTGCTGATGGAAGTCACCACACTCGAAGTCGTCGCGACGCCCACCCCTACCGCCCCGCCGCGGACCGAGAGGCCCTTGTAACAGGCGATGATCCCGATGAGTCCGCCGAAGAGAAAACTCTTCACGATACCGGCTGTGACATCCTTCACGAGGAGATTTGTCATGACCTGCTCAAGAAAATATTCAAACCCGAGTTGGAGCATTAGATTTGAAATGAAGGCGGCACCGGCAATTCCGGCAATGACGGAGACTACACTCAGACATACCGTGAGCGTGAAAATCGAGAGGAGTCTGGGGGTGACGAGATAACCCAGAGGGCCGATGCCCATTGCCTCGATAGCGTCTACTTCACCATTGGCCTTCATGGCGCCTAGCTCGGCGGTGTATGCCGCTCCGATCCGTGAAGCCAAGACGATCCCCGTGAAAAGCGGCCCCATTTCACGCGTAAACGAAACGGAAACGATGGCTGGCACCAGAGTGACTAACCCGAATCTCTGGAGTTGATAACCTGTCAGTAAAGCCATCGTGAGTCCGACAAAAACCGAAAGAAGAATAATCATCGGAATCGAGCCCACTCCCACGCGGTTACATTGATAAAAAAAATGTTCCCGGCTGAGTGGAGCCCGCCCGGTAGCGACCCGTTCGATAATCTC
Above is a genomic segment from Verrucomicrobiota bacterium containing:
- a CDS encoding ABC transporter permease, giving the protein MNFIDSLLHPCKTGASVLSLIGVSTKSVLQALGGMMWMTRETMSEIIERVATGRAPLSREHFFYQCNRVGVGSIPMIILLSVFVGLTMALLTGYQLQRFGLVTLVPAIVSVSFTREMGPLFTGIVLASRIGAAYTAELGAMKANGEVDAIEAMGIGPLGYLVTPRLLSIFTLTVCLSVVSVIAGIAGAAFISNLMLQLGFEYFLEQVMTNLLVKDVTAGIVKSFLFGGLIGIIACYKGLSVRGGAVGVGVATTSSVVTSISSVIACDSICNIFIVTFFP